Proteins encoded together in one Cicer arietinum cultivar CDC Frontier isolate Library 1 chromosome 4, Cicar.CDCFrontier_v2.0, whole genome shotgun sequence window:
- the LOC101504252 gene encoding serine--tRNA ligase, whose amino-acid sequence MLDINLFREEKGHNPELIRESQRRRFASVELVDEVINFDKEWRKRQFELETLRKEFNKINKEVSKLKRAGEDATKFIAESEETKKSIADKEVEVRETLNLLNSKLETIGNLVHDSVPISNDEANNVVVRTWGDKRVEPKLKNHVDLVDLLGIADLKRGADVAGGRGFYLKGDGVRLNQALINFGLEFLEKREYTLLQTPFFMRKDIMSKCAQLAQFDEELYKVTGEGDDKYLIATAEQPLCAYHLDDWIHPTQLPIRYAGYSSCFRKEAGSHGRDTLGIFRVHQFEKVEQFCITTPNDNDSWDMHEEMLKNSEDFYKALNIPYQIVSIVSGALNDAAAKKYDLEAWFPASQTYRELVSCSNCTDYQSRKLEIRYGQKKSNEQLKQYVHLLNSTLTATERTICCILENNQKEDGVEIPEVLRPFMGGKSFLPFKNQPNNEAKGKKSKA is encoded by the exons ATGTTGGACATTAACCTATTCAGAGAGGAAAAGGGTCACAACCCTGAACTCATCCGCGAATCCCAACGCCGTCGTTTTGCCAGCGTCGAATTAGTCGATGAAGTCATCAATTTCGACAAAGAATGGCGAAAGC GTCAATTCGAATTGGAGACTCTCCGCAAAGAATTCAACAAGATCAATAAGGAAGTCTCCAAACTCAAGCGT GCTGGTGAAGATGCAACCAAGTTTATTGCTGAATCTGAAGAGACTAAAAAATCTATAGCGGATAAAGAGGTCGAGGTTCGGGAAACTCTAAACCTCTTGAATTCCAAATTGGAAACCATTGGAAACCTCGTCCACGATTCCGTTCCAATCAGCAATGATGAG GCCAACAATGTTGTGGTTAGAACATGGGGTGACAAAAGAGTAGAACCTAAACTCAAGAATCATGTGGATCTTGTTGACCTTCTTGGGATAGCAGATTTGAAGAGAG GAGCTGATGTAGCTGGAGGTAGAGGTTTCTATCTCAAAGGAGATGGTGTTCGTCTTAATCAAGCTCTAATCAACTTTGGGCTTGAGTTTTTGGAGAAAAGGGAATATACTTTATTACAAACTCCTTTCTTCATGAGAAAAGATATAATGTCCAAGTGTGCTCAATTAGCCCAATTTGACGAAGAACTTTACAAG GTAACTGGCGAAGGAGATGACAAATATCTGATTGCAACAGCAGAGCAGCCACTTTGTGCATATCATTTAGATGATTGGATCCACCCCACACAGCTACCCATAAG ATATGCTGGATATTCATCTTGCTTTCGTAAAGAAGCTGGATCTCATGGTCGAGATACACTAGGAATATTCCGAGTTCACCAATTTGAGAAAGTGGAGCAGTTTTGCATTACTACCCCAAATGACAATGATTCATGGGACATGCACGAGGAAATGCTTAAGAACTCTGAGGATTTCTACAAGGCG TTGAACATTCCATATCAAATTGTTTCCATTGTATCTGGTGCTTTAAATGATGCTGCAGCAAAGAAGTATGATCTAGAAGCATGGTTTCCAGCTTCTCAAACTTACAGGGAGTTGGTGTCCTGTTCAAATTGTACAGACTACCAGTCCAGAAAATTAGAAATTCGATATGGACAGAAGAAG AGCAATGAGCAGCTGAagcaatatgttcatttgttgAACTCTACTCTCACGGCTACTGAGAGGACCATTTGCTGCATACTAGAGAACAACCAGAAGGAGGATGGGGTGGAGATACCAGAAGTTCTCAGGCCATTCATGGGTGGAAAGTCTTTCCTGCCTTTCAAGAACCAACCTAATAATGAAGCCAAAGGGAAGAAATCAAAGGCTTAA